One window from the genome of Microbulbifer sp. ALW1 encodes:
- a CDS encoding CPXCG motif-containing cysteine-rich protein: protein MSLLWRIHPDVDRHIGGSRHYIEDCTVCCRPIQVLVSVDMEGDWQVQLKHENDV, encoded by the coding sequence GTGTCCCTACTGTGGCGAATCCATCCTGATGTTGATCGACACATCGGGGGCAGCCGCCATTACATCGAAGACTGCACCGTGTGCTGCCGGCCAATCCAGGTGCTGGTAAGTGTGGATATGGAGGGGGACTGGCAGGTGCAGCTGAAACACGAAAACGACGTCTAG
- a CDS encoding alpha/beta hydrolase — protein sequence MDLLQEFNAVDPSPVIRRPDYSALRSQLPALDFACDQPLPESVISYRNFYRLNFPEASATGIGTFKSTGFELVAQYWLVENPRGTLFICHGYFDHTGIYGAAIRFGLERGFNVVAVDFPGHGLSSGEPVAIDTFLQYREVLEALLRKAKGKMPEPWHGMGQSTGGATLLSYLQFSLWQPFDKIMLLAPLVRPARWHLRKWMFYLGRYLMPHPSRGFNINTHDAEFSRRQAHRDPLQSPVMSIRWLGAMVDWLKVFPKTARNPKSILVIQGTDDGTVDWRYNMRVIRDRFPNSKRVIVRGARHQMINETQPYRQQILKALDDWLAQ from the coding sequence ATGGACTTGCTGCAAGAATTTAACGCTGTTGACCCCAGCCCGGTGATTCGCCGCCCGGATTACTCCGCCCTGCGGAGTCAGCTACCGGCACTGGATTTCGCCTGTGACCAGCCCCTCCCCGAATCGGTTATTTCTTACCGCAATTTCTATCGCCTGAACTTTCCCGAAGCTTCTGCTACCGGCATCGGCACCTTCAAATCCACCGGGTTTGAGCTGGTGGCCCAGTACTGGCTGGTGGAAAACCCCAGGGGAACCCTGTTCATCTGCCACGGCTATTTTGACCACACCGGTATATACGGTGCTGCCATCCGCTTCGGTCTCGAGCGCGGCTTCAACGTGGTGGCCGTGGACTTTCCCGGGCACGGGCTCTCCAGCGGTGAGCCGGTGGCCATCGATACATTTCTGCAATACCGGGAAGTACTGGAAGCGCTGTTGCGCAAAGCGAAAGGAAAAATGCCGGAACCCTGGCACGGCATGGGGCAGAGCACCGGCGGTGCGACACTGCTCAGCTACCTGCAATTCAGCCTGTGGCAACCGTTCGACAAAATCATGTTACTGGCGCCGCTGGTGCGGCCGGCACGCTGGCATCTGCGCAAGTGGATGTTCTATCTGGGTCGTTACCTGATGCCGCACCCCAGCCGCGGCTTCAATATCAATACCCACGACGCCGAGTTTTCCCGCCGCCAGGCCCACCGTGACCCTTTGCAGTCGCCGGTGATGTCGATTCGTTGGTTGGGCGCTATGGTCGACTGGTTGAAGGTGTTTCCGAAAACCGCCCGCAACCCCAAGTCGATCCTGGTGATTCAGGGCACCGACGACGGCACCGTGGACTGGCGCTACAACATGCGCGTCATTCGCGACCGCTTTCCCAACAGCAAGCGGGTGATTGTGCGCGGTGCTCGCCACCAGATGATCAACGAAACCCAGCCCTACCGGCAGCAGATACTCAAGGCGCTGGACGACTGGCTGGCCCAGTAA
- a CDS encoding phosphoglycerate kinase, giving the protein MAVKLMKDQDLAGKRVLIREDLNVPVKDGAVTSDARIRAALPTIQAAVDAGAKVLLMSHLGRPTEGEYEEEFSLAPVAAHLGKLLGKDVPVVKDWQGGAELASLENGDVVLLENVRFNKGEKKDDEALAKQYAALCDVFVMDAFGTAHRAQASTHGVAKFAPIACAGPLLATELDALEKALANPARPMVAIVGGSKVSTKLTVLESLSDKVDQLIVGGGIANTFLAASGKPVGKSLCEHDLIDTAKGLMQKCDIPVPTDVVTGKEFSESAAAETKSADAVTEDDMIFDIGPDSSAALADILKSAKTIIWNGPVGVFEFDQFGGGTERLSKAIADSDAFSIAGGGDTLAAVDKYGIAEQVSYISTGGGAFLEYVEGKVLPAVAMLESRAND; this is encoded by the coding sequence ATGGCGGTTAAATTGATGAAGGACCAGGATCTGGCGGGCAAGCGCGTCCTGATCCGCGAAGACCTGAACGTTCCGGTAAAAGACGGAGCGGTCACTTCCGATGCGCGTATTCGCGCGGCACTGCCGACCATCCAGGCCGCTGTCGATGCCGGGGCCAAAGTCCTGCTGATGTCTCACCTGGGCCGTCCCACTGAGGGCGAGTACGAAGAAGAATTCTCCCTGGCGCCGGTCGCGGCGCACCTGGGCAAGCTGCTGGGCAAAGACGTGCCGGTAGTGAAAGACTGGCAGGGCGGCGCGGAACTTGCTTCTCTGGAAAATGGCGATGTAGTCCTGCTGGAAAACGTGCGCTTCAACAAGGGCGAGAAGAAAGACGATGAAGCCCTGGCCAAGCAGTACGCGGCCCTGTGCGATGTGTTCGTGATGGATGCCTTCGGTACCGCCCACCGCGCCCAGGCCTCCACCCACGGTGTGGCCAAATTTGCGCCTATCGCCTGTGCTGGCCCGCTGCTGGCGACGGAGCTGGATGCACTGGAAAAAGCCCTGGCCAACCCGGCGCGCCCGATGGTGGCCATCGTCGGTGGCTCCAAGGTCTCCACCAAGCTGACCGTGCTGGAGAGCCTGTCTGACAAAGTGGACCAGCTGATTGTCGGCGGCGGTATCGCGAATACCTTCCTCGCAGCCAGCGGCAAGCCGGTAGGCAAGTCCCTGTGTGAACACGACCTGATCGACACCGCCAAGGGCCTGATGCAGAAATGCGACATCCCGGTACCTACCGATGTGGTGACCGGCAAGGAGTTCAGTGAATCTGCCGCGGCCGAGACCAAGTCCGCAGATGCGGTAACCGAAGACGACATGATTTTCGATATCGGCCCGGACTCCTCCGCGGCGCTGGCCGATATTCTCAAAAGTGCCAAGACCATCATCTGGAATGGCCCCGTGGGCGTGTTCGAGTTTGATCAGTTTGGCGGCGGTACCGAGCGTCTGTCCAAGGCCATTGCCGACAGCGACGCCTTCTCCATTGCCGGCGGCGGTGACACCCTGGCGGCTGTGGATAAGTACGGCATTGCCGAGCAGGTTTCCTATATTTCTACTGGGGGTGGTGCATTCCTCGAGTATGTGGAAGGCAAAGTACTGCCGGCAGTGGCCATGCTGGAAAGCCGCGCCAACGACTGA
- a CDS encoding S8 family serine peptidase — MRKTLSSLTFGALALAVAVQASAADERYIVKFKEGKGPAVKAMMEKNGGRSALALEKHNAMAANLPQKALTAMRNNPNVEYVEEDVKRYPMAETTPFGIPMVQANLLSDAMAGNQTVCIIDSGYDLNHEDLAGNNVNGSNDSGTGFWYTDENSHGTHVAGTIAAIGGNGTGVVGVNPNSNLNLYIVKVFGADGWAYSSSLVAAAQDCADNGASVINMSLGGTMKSRAEDRAFADLYNNQNILSIAAAGNDGNTRHSYPASYDSVVSVAAVDSNKMVADFSQQTDQVELSGPGVDVLSSVPVGMGLSTTFSVAGNAIEASGMEGSPQGSASGALMDCGLGEAACADASGKVCLISRGNISFAEKVQACEAGGGVAAVVYNNEPGMLFGTLGETATGIPSAGISDTDGATLLGQIGSSASLAIQASDYAYFNGTSMATPHVAGVAALVWSHFPSCSASEIRSALTSTAEDLGTAGRDNAYGFGLVKAKDAVDYLTANGCGGGSGSSSSGGSSGGGSGGGKPCKGKNCN, encoded by the coding sequence ATGAGAAAAACCCTTTCATCCCTAACATTCGGCGCGCTGGCCCTTGCTGTCGCCGTCCAGGCCAGCGCCGCGGATGAGCGCTACATCGTCAAATTCAAAGAGGGTAAAGGCCCGGCCGTAAAAGCGATGATGGAAAAGAACGGCGGGCGCTCGGCACTGGCCCTGGAAAAACACAACGCCATGGCCGCCAACCTCCCGCAAAAAGCCCTCACCGCAATGCGCAATAACCCCAATGTGGAATACGTGGAAGAGGATGTGAAGCGCTACCCGATGGCGGAAACCACGCCCTTCGGCATTCCGATGGTACAGGCCAACCTGCTCAGCGATGCCATGGCCGGCAACCAGACCGTATGTATCATCGACTCCGGCTACGACCTCAATCACGAGGACTTGGCAGGGAATAACGTGAATGGCAGTAACGATTCGGGCACTGGCTTCTGGTACACCGATGAGAACAGCCACGGCACCCATGTTGCCGGCACCATCGCCGCCATCGGCGGGAACGGTACCGGCGTCGTCGGGGTAAACCCGAACAGCAACCTCAATCTCTACATCGTCAAGGTCTTTGGCGCCGACGGCTGGGCCTACTCATCATCTCTGGTCGCGGCAGCACAGGATTGTGCCGACAATGGTGCCAGCGTCATCAATATGAGCCTTGGCGGCACCATGAAATCCCGCGCTGAAGATCGGGCCTTTGCTGATCTGTACAACAACCAGAACATTCTCTCCATTGCCGCGGCCGGTAACGACGGCAACACCCGTCACTCCTATCCGGCATCCTACGATTCCGTGGTCTCAGTTGCGGCCGTCGACAGCAATAAGATGGTCGCCGACTTCTCCCAGCAGACCGATCAGGTAGAGCTCTCCGGGCCCGGCGTGGACGTCCTGTCTTCCGTACCCGTGGGCATGGGTCTTTCCACCACATTCTCTGTGGCTGGCAATGCGATAGAAGCTTCCGGTATGGAAGGCAGCCCTCAGGGCAGCGCCAGTGGTGCCTTGATGGATTGCGGCCTGGGTGAAGCAGCCTGTGCCGATGCCAGCGGCAAGGTGTGCCTGATTTCCCGCGGCAATATCAGCTTCGCGGAAAAGGTCCAGGCCTGTGAAGCCGGCGGTGGTGTCGCCGCGGTGGTCTACAACAATGAGCCCGGCATGCTGTTTGGCACCCTCGGTGAAACCGCAACCGGTATTCCGTCTGCGGGGATTTCCGATACCGACGGCGCTACCTTGCTCGGCCAGATTGGCAGCAGCGCCAGCCTTGCCATCCAAGCCAGCGACTATGCGTATTTCAATGGCACCTCGATGGCCACCCCCCATGTAGCCGGTGTTGCCGCGCTGGTATGGAGCCACTTCCCCAGCTGCAGCGCCAGCGAAATCCGCTCCGCGCTGACCAGCACGGCGGAAGATCTGGGTACCGCAGGACGGGATAACGCCTACGGTTTCGGTCTGGTGAAGGCCAAGGATGCGGTGGATTATCTCACCGCCAACGGCTGTGGTGGCGGCTCAGGTAGCAGTAGCTCCGGCGGCAGCAGCGGTGGCGGCAGCGGCGGCGGCAAGCCCTGCAAGGGCAAAAACTGTAATTAA
- a CDS encoding pitrilysin family protein, with translation MANRLWLPATLALAISACGDPTAGSNSTSSKAPAPAEAINTATAAAPQALSIDYEKFTLPNGLRVIVHEDRKAPIVSVGVWYHVGSKDEKPGRTGFAHLFEHLMFNGSENYDDEYFKPFEQAGATGMNGTTWLDRTNYFETVPSNALDMALWMESDRMGHLLGVITQEKLDEQRGVVQNEKRQGQNQPYGKVWEKLQASIFPAGHPYSWTTIGSMEDLNAASVDDVHEWFKTYYGAANTVLVLAGDIDLETAKAKAEKYFGDIPAGPPLAKKDSWIAKRDQSSRETMYDRVAQSRLYKVFNTPNLGHADEEAISVAASVLGDGKNSRLYQRLVYEDQIATSVNVALYEFELASMFQIIADAKPGVDLAKVEAAIDEELQKFLEQGPTDAELARVNMSEYSSYARDLEQVGGWSGKGVILARGELYFNDPNAYLESLGEKQQLTSAQVKAAANNWLASGDHNLEVHPFPEYKTAEAGADRSKLPELGDFPSVPFPEIQTAEMANGLKIVLAERHSVPVVNMELKFDAGYAADQGAKLGTSSYTMSMMKEGTSHLSALEISAKEEMLGARIGTDADLDSSSVTLNALTSNLDESLGLFADVLLNPAFADEEIERKRSRWIAGIQQEKTKPVQMALRNLPPLLYGDDHAYSIPFTGSGTEESIASLTRNDLVNYHQSWLRPDNATLIVAGDITMPQLQEKLQQHFADWTAPQGAKPVKNLAKVALPEKSSVYLIDKPGSEQSIIIGGLLAPSEKIAERETLHMMNDILGGTFTARINMNLREDKHWAYGAYSFLTGAKGQQPLLVYAPVQTDKTSESLAELQKELRAYIGGNPAKADELQKLKDKRINELPGRFETINSVAGALSSLVTYERPLDYMDGYAAQVRGIDLKRVHELAKQTIKPDQFVWVIVGDKEKIADKVAALEIGTIAELDADGKPVAGDS, from the coding sequence ATGGCTAACAGACTCTGGCTGCCAGCGACCCTGGCCCTCGCAATCTCCGCCTGCGGCGACCCCACGGCGGGCAGCAACAGCACCAGCAGTAAGGCTCCAGCTCCGGCGGAAGCCATCAACACCGCCACCGCAGCAGCACCGCAGGCCCTCAGCATCGACTACGAAAAATTCACCCTGCCCAACGGCCTGCGGGTGATCGTGCACGAGGACCGCAAGGCGCCGATCGTGTCCGTGGGGGTCTGGTATCACGTTGGCTCCAAGGATGAAAAACCTGGGCGTACCGGTTTCGCTCACCTGTTTGAGCACCTGATGTTCAACGGTTCGGAAAACTACGACGACGAATACTTCAAGCCCTTCGAGCAGGCCGGTGCCACCGGCATGAACGGCACTACCTGGCTCGACCGCACCAACTATTTTGAAACCGTACCCAGCAACGCACTGGATATGGCCCTGTGGATGGAGTCAGACCGCATGGGCCACCTGCTCGGCGTCATTACCCAGGAGAAACTGGACGAGCAGCGCGGCGTAGTGCAGAACGAGAAGCGCCAGGGCCAAAACCAGCCCTACGGTAAAGTGTGGGAAAAACTGCAGGCGTCCATCTTCCCCGCTGGTCACCCCTATTCCTGGACCACCATCGGCTCCATGGAAGACCTGAACGCGGCCAGCGTTGACGATGTACACGAGTGGTTCAAAACCTATTACGGCGCGGCCAACACCGTGCTGGTACTGGCCGGCGATATCGACCTGGAAACTGCCAAAGCCAAGGCCGAAAAATACTTCGGTGATATTCCCGCGGGCCCGCCGCTGGCGAAGAAAGATTCCTGGATCGCCAAGCGCGACCAGTCCAGCCGCGAAACCATGTACGACCGCGTTGCCCAGTCTCGCCTGTACAAGGTATTCAATACTCCCAACCTCGGTCACGCCGATGAAGAAGCCATCAGCGTTGCGGCCTCGGTACTGGGTGATGGCAAGAACTCCCGCCTGTACCAGCGCCTGGTGTATGAAGACCAGATTGCCACCAGTGTGAATGTGGCGCTGTACGAATTCGAACTGGCCTCCATGTTCCAGATCATTGCCGATGCCAAGCCCGGCGTTGACCTGGCAAAGGTGGAAGCGGCGATTGATGAAGAGCTGCAGAAATTCCTCGAGCAGGGTCCCACCGACGCCGAGCTGGCGCGGGTCAACATGAGTGAGTACTCCTCCTATGCCCGCGACCTGGAACAGGTGGGCGGCTGGAGCGGCAAGGGCGTAATCCTGGCCCGCGGTGAACTCTACTTCAACGACCCCAACGCCTACCTTGAAAGCCTCGGAGAAAAGCAACAACTGACCTCGGCCCAGGTGAAAGCCGCGGCCAATAACTGGCTCGCCAGCGGTGATCACAACCTGGAAGTACACCCCTTCCCGGAATACAAAACCGCAGAGGCCGGTGCCGACCGCAGCAAGCTGCCGGAACTCGGCGACTTCCCCTCGGTACCCTTCCCGGAAATCCAGACTGCGGAAATGGCCAACGGCCTGAAGATCGTGCTGGCAGAGCGCCACTCGGTGCCCGTGGTAAACATGGAGCTCAAGTTTGATGCCGGCTACGCTGCCGACCAGGGTGCAAAACTGGGTACGTCCAGCTACACCATGTCGATGATGAAGGAAGGCACCAGCCACCTGAGCGCGCTGGAAATCAGTGCCAAAGAAGAGATGCTCGGCGCCCGCATTGGCACCGATGCTGACCTGGATTCCTCCAGCGTCACGCTGAATGCACTCACCAGCAACCTGGACGAATCTCTCGGCCTGTTTGCAGATGTACTGCTGAACCCGGCGTTTGCGGATGAAGAAATCGAGCGCAAGCGCAGCCGCTGGATTGCCGGTATCCAACAGGAAAAAACCAAACCGGTACAGATGGCCCTGCGCAACCTGCCGCCGCTGCTGTACGGTGACGACCACGCCTACAGCATTCCATTTACCGGCAGCGGCACCGAAGAGTCCATCGCCTCACTCACCCGCAACGACCTGGTGAACTATCACCAGAGCTGGCTGCGCCCGGACAACGCCACCCTGATTGTGGCCGGTGACATCACCATGCCGCAGTTGCAGGAAAAACTGCAGCAGCACTTCGCCGACTGGACGGCACCGCAAGGTGCAAAACCAGTGAAAAACCTGGCCAAGGTGGCACTGCCGGAGAAATCCAGCGTCTACCTGATCGACAAGCCGGGATCCGAGCAGTCCATCATCATCGGCGGCCTGCTGGCACCCTCGGAGAAAATTGCCGAGCGTGAAACCCTGCACATGATGAACGACATTCTCGGTGGCACTTTTACCGCGCGTATCAATATGAACCTGCGGGAAGACAAGCACTGGGCTTACGGTGCCTACTCCTTCCTGACCGGCGCCAAAGGCCAGCAACCGCTGCTGGTGTACGCACCGGTACAGACCGACAAAACCAGTGAATCCCTGGCGGAACTACAAAAGGAACTGCGGGCTTACATTGGCGGCAACCCGGCCAAAGCGGACGAGCTGCAGAAACTGAAAGACAAGCGCATCAACGAATTGCCCGGTCGTTTTGAGACCATCAATTCCGTTGCCGGTGCCCTGTCTTCACTGGTCACCTACGAGCGTCCGCTGGACTATATGGACGGCTACGCGGCGCAGGTACGCGGTATCGACCTGAAGCGGGTACACGAGCTGGCGAAGCAGACCATCAAGCCGGATCAGTTTGTGTGGGTGATTGTGGGCGATAAGGAAAAAATCGCCGACAAGGTAGCAGCGCTGGAAATCGGCACCATCGCCGAGCTGGATGCTGACGGCAAGCCTGTCGCTGGCGACAGCTGA
- the fba gene encoding class II fructose-bisphosphate aldolase (catalyzes the reversible aldol condensation of dihydroxyacetonephosphate and glyceraldehyde 3-phosphate in the Calvin cycle, glycolysis, and/or gluconeogenesis) gives MALISLRQMLDHAAEFGYGIPAFNVNNLEQMRAIMEAADETDSPVIVQASAGARKYAGAPFLRHLILAAVEEFPHIPVVMHQDHGTSPAVCQRSIQLGFSSVMMDGSLMDDGKTPASYEYNVDVTQRAVAMAHACGVSVEGELGCLGSLETGMAGEEDGVGAEGKLSHDQLLTDPEEAADFVKKTQVDALAIACGTSHGAYKFTRPPTGDILAIDRIKEIHARIPDTHLVMHGSSSVPQEWLKVINEFGGEIPETYGVPVEQICEGIKYGVRKVNIDTDLRLASTGAVRRFLAQNPSEFDPRKFLAATTKAMKDICVARYEAFNTAGNASKIKPVSLETMFMRYEKGELVPKIN, from the coding sequence ATGGCTTTAATCAGCTTGCGCCAAATGTTGGACCACGCTGCCGAGTTCGGCTACGGCATTCCAGCGTTCAACGTCAACAACCTGGAGCAGATGCGCGCGATCATGGAGGCGGCCGATGAAACCGACTCTCCGGTAATCGTGCAGGCCTCTGCCGGTGCCCGCAAATACGCCGGTGCCCCCTTCCTGCGCCACCTGATTCTGGCCGCAGTGGAAGAGTTCCCGCACATCCCGGTGGTCATGCACCAGGACCACGGCACCAGCCCCGCGGTGTGCCAGCGCTCCATCCAGCTGGGCTTCAGCTCGGTAATGATGGACGGCTCCCTGATGGACGACGGCAAGACCCCGGCGTCTTACGAGTACAACGTTGACGTGACCCAGCGCGCGGTGGCCATGGCCCACGCCTGTGGTGTTTCCGTAGAAGGTGAACTGGGTTGTCTGGGTTCCCTGGAAACCGGCATGGCCGGCGAAGAAGACGGCGTTGGTGCCGAGGGCAAACTGTCCCACGACCAGCTGCTGACCGACCCGGAAGAAGCCGCGGACTTCGTCAAGAAAACCCAGGTGGACGCCCTGGCGATTGCCTGCGGCACCAGCCACGGCGCCTACAAATTTACCCGTCCGCCCACGGGTGACATTCTGGCCATCGACCGCATCAAGGAAATCCATGCGCGCATCCCGGACACCCATCTGGTGATGCACGGTTCTTCCTCGGTGCCGCAGGAGTGGCTGAAGGTGATCAACGAATTCGGCGGTGAGATCCCGGAAACCTACGGCGTGCCGGTGGAGCAGATCTGCGAAGGCATCAAGTACGGTGTGCGCAAGGTCAATATCGACACCGACCTGCGCCTGGCGAGCACCGGTGCCGTGCGCCGCTTCCTGGCCCAGAACCCGTCCGAGTTCGACCCGCGCAAATTCCTTGCGGCTACCACCAAGGCCATGAAGGACATCTGCGTGGCCCGCTACGAGGCCTTCAACACCGCCGGCAACGCCAGCAAGATCAAGCCCGTGAGCCTTGAGACCATGTTCATGCGCTACGAGAAAGGCGAGCTGGTCCCCAAGATCAATTGA
- the rarD gene encoding EamA family transporter RarD, with amino-acid sequence MQNQNSDSAAAGLLAGIGAFLIWGFAPLYFNLLDGISAPEILSHRSVWSFILALILLAAIGKLPDLRATLGSRKKMLTLLLSTILIGSNWLVFIWAITNQHLLDASLGYYINPLISVLLGVAVLGERLRPLQWLAVALAAVGIAYELWQFGRLPLIALFLAFTFGFYGLVRKRAPVDSLTGLAVETMYMLPVALGFLFWTSSPTSNLLNNSWELNGLLLLAGPITLTPLLLFNIAARRLNLSTIGFLQYLGPTLMFLLATLHYHEPFDSGKLVTFAFVWMALAFYSVDALQQRRKRRALRNAAH; translated from the coding sequence GTGCAAAACCAGAATTCCGACTCCGCTGCCGCTGGACTGCTGGCGGGCATTGGCGCTTTCCTGATCTGGGGATTCGCGCCACTGTACTTCAATCTGCTTGACGGTATTTCCGCTCCGGAAATTCTCAGCCACCGCAGTGTCTGGTCGTTTATCCTGGCGCTGATCCTGCTGGCCGCCATCGGCAAATTGCCGGATCTGCGCGCGACACTGGGCTCGCGCAAAAAAATGCTGACCCTGCTGCTGTCGACGATCCTGATCGGCAGCAACTGGCTGGTGTTTATCTGGGCCATCACCAACCAGCATCTGCTGGATGCCAGCCTTGGTTACTACATCAATCCGCTGATCAGTGTGCTGCTCGGGGTTGCGGTGCTGGGCGAACGACTTCGGCCGTTGCAGTGGCTGGCGGTGGCTCTGGCCGCGGTGGGCATTGCCTATGAACTGTGGCAGTTCGGGCGACTGCCACTGATTGCGCTGTTCCTGGCTTTCACCTTTGGCTTTTACGGGCTGGTACGCAAACGGGCACCGGTGGACAGCCTTACCGGCCTCGCCGTGGAAACCATGTACATGCTGCCGGTTGCCCTGGGCTTTCTGTTCTGGACCTCAAGCCCCACCAGCAATCTGCTCAATAACAGCTGGGAACTGAATGGCCTGCTGCTTCTGGCCGGCCCCATCACCCTGACACCGCTGCTGCTGTTCAATATCGCTGCGCGCCGACTCAATCTCTCGACCATCGGATTCCTGCAGTACCTGGGCCCGACCCTGATGTTCCTGCTGGCAACCCTGCACTATCACGAGCCTTTCGATAGCGGCAAACTGGTCACTTTTGCGTTCGTGTGGATGGCCCTGGCCTTTTATTCTGTCGACGCACTGCAACAGCGGCGCAAACGCCGCGCGCTGAGAAATGCCGCGCACTGA
- a CDS encoding NAD(P)/FAD-dependent oxidoreductase: MRSRKSLSPIAGLLRRMRVAQALSDKTGISADESLDIVTEGARLGGKAASTEERRRFLKQLGMGAAAVGVGAAAGTVSKPVMAAPGGGNGDGKPGRVAIIGGGVAGIRCAHRLQQYGIASTVFEGNTRLGGRVNTNRTIFGRPVERGGELISTEHNAVRNLANELGLDVEDVNGNAVPGGSELYYVNGQHYTEHQLNEEWRDVYKIFKKVQQDAPWLPTYDWHNDTHKALDYIDSNSWMDQVGIGASSNMGQVFQADLVAEYGLQPEDQTALNLIYLLAWNPINSALPLAGTDERFRIAGGNDQIWSKMVEQLPEGTIETGRKLVAINGSINGPYTLTFEDGYVHNCDKLVLALPFSLLRDVDIEPALYDSFRPEKRMAIEQMAFGTNGKMAIHASSRPWAQSQYINGQQFTTNGVSYVGRPELFDTWDSTSITGSQDGILVNFFGGNYGANLGGNTPFAAPKNADVNHFLNIVDNFFPGTGAAYTGTAMQSKWSANPWSKGSYSTPTFGSYTSWWGAHPLQEGNIHFCGEHTELETFGYIDGAVTSAERAAREIHQTA, translated from the coding sequence ATGAGAAGCCGCAAGTCCCTCTCCCCCATCGCGGGGTTGTTGCGCCGTATGCGCGTCGCCCAGGCACTTTCCGATAAAACCGGAATTTCTGCCGATGAAAGTCTCGATATCGTGACCGAAGGTGCGCGTCTGGGTGGCAAGGCGGCTTCTACTGAAGAGCGTCGTCGCTTCCTGAAGCAGCTGGGTATGGGCGCTGCTGCGGTGGGTGTTGGTGCGGCTGCCGGTACGGTATCCAAACCGGTGATGGCGGCACCTGGCGGTGGCAATGGCGACGGCAAGCCCGGTCGTGTAGCCATCATCGGTGGTGGTGTGGCGGGTATTCGCTGCGCCCATCGCCTGCAGCAGTACGGCATTGCCAGCACTGTATTTGAAGGTAATACCCGTCTGGGTGGCCGGGTGAATACCAACCGCACTATTTTTGGCCGTCCCGTCGAGCGCGGTGGCGAGCTGATTTCTACCGAGCACAATGCCGTGCGTAACCTGGCGAACGAGCTGGGCCTGGATGTGGAAGACGTCAACGGTAACGCGGTGCCGGGCGGCAGTGAACTCTATTACGTGAACGGCCAGCACTACACCGAGCACCAGCTCAACGAAGAGTGGCGCGACGTCTACAAAATCTTCAAAAAAGTCCAGCAGGACGCCCCCTGGCTGCCGACCTACGACTGGCACAATGACACCCACAAGGCGCTCGATTACATCGACTCCAACAGCTGGATGGATCAGGTCGGCATCGGTGCCAGCTCCAATATGGGGCAGGTATTCCAGGCGGACCTGGTTGCAGAGTACGGCCTGCAGCCGGAAGACCAGACGGCCCTGAACCTGATCTACCTGCTGGCCTGGAACCCGATCAACAGCGCACTGCCGCTGGCGGGTACCGACGAGCGTTTCCGTATTGCCGGTGGTAACGACCAGATCTGGAGCAAGATGGTCGAGCAGCTGCCGGAAGGCACCATCGAGACCGGTCGCAAGCTGGTGGCGATCAACGGCAGCATCAATGGTCCTTACACCCTGACTTTTGAAGACGGTTACGTACACAACTGCGACAAGCTGGTACTGGCCCTGCCATTTTCCCTGCTGCGGGATGTGGATATCGAGCCGGCGCTGTACGACAGCTTCCGCCCGGAAAAACGCATGGCCATCGAACAGATGGCATTTGGTACCAACGGTAAAATGGCCATTCATGCCAGCAGCCGCCCCTGGGCACAGTCGCAGTACATCAACGGCCAGCAGTTCACTACCAATGGTGTGAGCTATGTGGGCCGCCCCGAGTTGTTTGATACCTGGGACTCCACCTCTATCACCGGCTCACAGGACGGTATTCTGGTGAATTTCTTTGGCGGTAACTACGGTGCGAACCTCGGTGGCAACACACCGTTTGCGGCACCCAAAAATGCCGATGTGAATCACTTCCTGAACATCGTCGACAACTTCTTCCCGGGCACCGGCGCCGCCTACACCGGTACCGCGATGCAGTCCAAGTGGTCTGCGAACCCCTGGTCCAAAGGCTCCTACTCGACCCCGACCTTCGGTAGCTACACCTCCTGGTGGGGCGCGCATCCGTTGCAGGAAGGCAATATCCACTTCTGCGGCGAGCACACCGAGCTGGAAACCTTCGGTTACATTGACGGTGCCGTGACCAGTGCCGAGCGTGCGGCGCGCGAGATTCACCAGACCGCATAA